A stretch of the Malus sylvestris chromosome 10, drMalSylv7.2, whole genome shotgun sequence genome encodes the following:
- the LOC126584269 gene encoding uncharacterized protein LOC126584269, whose translation MAEPTKIEKPSAKLKANPYDDPNHPMYLHHSDQPGAILVPQPLNEENYETWSRAMTMALSAKNKEGFIDGSISRPNKSSTFELKDTIDACQKLKKGKEKDDAQDRRTSKTYHVQAKETPSSQSSSINLIAKQYQNLLALLGNNKSPTMANLIGDVFSINNLPGKSLRGITLWKNRAWILDSGETDHIVCSSNMFTICLPVQNWTVNLPNGMAVAVTHIGSIRFSPNLILHNVLCVPSFQLNLISVSKLVKHSDYIAIFAEDLFVLQDLCLGMMIGTGTEQGDFTISPSKMTR comes from the exons ATGGCTGAACCTACCAAAATCGAAAAACCCTCAGCCAAGCTTAAGGCAAACCCATATGATGATCCAAATCATCCGATGTACCTGCACCATTCAGATCAGCCCGGTGCCATCCTCGTCCCGCAGCCACTGAATGaagaaaattatgaaacttGGAGTCGTGCCATGACCATGGCTTTAAGTGCTAAGAACAAGGAAGGCTTTATCGATGGTTCTATCAGCAGACCAAACAAATCTTCCACCTTTGAATT AAAGGACACAATTGATGCTTGTCAGAAACTCAAAAAGGGAAAGGAGAAGGACGATGCACAAGATCGGCGTACATCTAAGACATATCATGTCCAGGCCAAGGAAACACCATCTTCACAATCTAGTTCCATCAACCTGATCGCCAAGCAATACCAAAATCTCTTGGCGTTGCTAGGCAACAACAAATCACCAACCATGGCCAACCTTATAGGTGACGTTTTCAGCATCAACAACTTACCAGGTAAATCACTTCGAGGTATTACTCTTTGGAAAAACAGGGCTTGGATTTTGGATTCAGGGGAAACGGACCACATAGTATGCTCCTCGAATATGTTCACCATTTGCCTACCGGTGCAAAACTGGACCGTGAACCTTCCCAACGGCATGGCTGTTGCTGTGACACACATAGGGAGCATTCGCTTCTCTCCTAATTTGATATTACATAATGTGCTATGTGTTCCCTCGTTCCAATTAAACCTGATCTCCGTCAGCAAGCTTGTTAAGCATTCAGATTATATTGCAATCTTTGCTGAAGACCTGTTTGTGTTGCAGGACCTATGCTTAGGGATGATGATTGGGACAGGAACTGAACAGGGGGACTTTACTATCTCACCATCCAAGATGACAAGGTAG